One segment of Engraulis encrasicolus isolate BLACKSEA-1 chromosome 7, IST_EnEncr_1.0, whole genome shotgun sequence DNA contains the following:
- the LOC134453258 gene encoding protocadherin gamma-A11-like, whose protein sequence is METRRRTKWMLLVLAALCIKSVQSQIRYSIPEEMRKGSVIGNIAADLGLDAKRLRLGRARIVKGDSLQYAELNADKGLLLVSERIDREELCGDTTPCSFTFEIILDNPMELHHVTVEILDVNDHAPTFQKNAINLDISESAIPGARFVLGSAEDLDVGVNTLKNYILTENDNFILKQHSRPDGVKYAEMVLQKPLDRELHPQLSLILTAMDGGDPPRSGTVNIKVTVLDANDNAPVFNQSIYRATVVENAQRGTYITTVNASDADSGAYGLVHYSFTNFKGNVAAMFSIDEDTGAISLKGDLDYEKVKKYEIGVEAKDQGGLGDSSKVIVEVLDVNDNAPTINIMSFSSPIAEDAPIGTSVAILNVKDSDSDENGNVDLKVDQNAVFKLKSSLRGYYTLVTDAPLDRERVPEYNITITARDSGSPPLSSQTTLSLKVSDVNDNSPEFSKNTYEAFVVENNLPGVSIFKVSAVDKDWNQNARISYLLDDTAWAGSPVSSYISINAESGVIHAVRSFDYEQMKKIKVCIKAQDGGSPPLSSNMTLDIIVQDQNDNSPQILYPVQTSSSMVAEIVPRSADIGYLVTKVVAVDVDSGQNAWLSYKLQKAADRPLFEVGAQNGEIRTVRQVTDKDAVKQKLTVIVEDNGQPSRSATVTVNVAVADSFPEVLSEFTEFTHDKDYNNNLTFFLLLALIVVSILFIFSVIAIISVKIYRWRQRKLFYKSANNLPVIPYYPTMYSDGTLHHTYNYEMCGTTDSRMTDVKPMRPYSQSTLVSLSRPGTVQRQQKQQQAGEADDISPESARVAVG, encoded by the exons ATGGAAACTCGTCGAAGAACAAAATGGATGCTGTTGGTATTAGCGGCTTTGTGTATCAAATCTGTACAGAGTCAGATTCGGTACTCCATTCcggaggagatgaggaagggtTCTGTGATTGGCAATATCGCGGCGGATCTCGGCTTGGATGCGAAAAGGCTGCGGCTCGGACGGGCTCGCATCGTGAAAGGAGACAGTCTCCAATACGCCGAGCTGAATGCAGACAAAGGACTTTTGCTGGTCAGCGAGAGAATAGACCGCGAGGAGCTTTGTGGCGATACCACGCCGTGTAGTTTCACCTTTGAAATTATCCTCGACAACCCTATGGAATTACATCACGTCACGGTGGAAATATTGGATGTCAACGATCATGCTCCGACTTTTCAGAAAAATGCGATCAATCTGGATATTAGCGAATCAGCCATACCGGGCGCTCGCTTTGTACTGGGTAGCGCAGAGGACCTTGATGTCGGGGTAAATACGCTGAAAAATTACATACTGACTGAGAACGATAACTTCATTCTTAAACAGCATTCTCGCCCAGATGGAGTAAAATATGCAGAAATGGTGCTACAGAAACCATTAGATAGAGAGCTGCATCCACAGCTCTCCTTAATTCTTACAGCAATGGATGGAGGAGACCCTCCCAGATCCGGTACTGTTAATATTAAAGTCACTGTACTCGACGCTAATGATAATGCACCAGTCTTTAACCAGTCAATTTACAGAGCAACAGTAGTTGAAAATGCTCAGAGGGGAACATATATAACCACAGTTAATGCGAGTGATGCTGACAGTGGTGCATATGGATTAGTGCATTATAGTTTCACAAACTTTAAGGGCAACGTTGCTGCAATGTTTTCAATAGACGAGGATACCGGTGCCATTTCTCTTAAAGGAGACCTTGActatgaaaaagtgaaaaagtatgAAATTGGCGTAGAGGCAAAAGACCAAGGGGGTTTAGGAGACTCCAGCAAAGTGATAGTGGAGGTGTTAGATGTCAATGATAACGCACCCACCATAAATATCATGTCATTTTCATCACCTATAGCAGAGGATGCCCCTATAGGCACATCTGTTGCTATATTGAATGTTAAAGATAGTGATTCTGATGAGAATGGAAATGTGGATTTGAAAGTTGATCAAAATGCTGTTTTCAAATTAAAGTCCTCCCTAAGAGGCTATTATACATTAGTCACCGATGCACCTTTGGACCGTGAACGTGTTCCAGAATACAATATTACAATCACGGCCAGAGATTCAGGCTCTCCTCCACTATCCAGCCAAACTACTCTTTCCCTGAAGGTGTCTGATGTTAACGATAATTCCCCTGAGTTCTCTAAGAACACATACGAGGCCTTCGTTGTTGAAAACAACCTGCCAGGTGTGTCCATTTTCAAAGTTAGTGCCGTAGATAAAGACTGGAACCAAAATGCTAGAATATCTTACCTTCTAGATGACACAGCATGGGCAGGAAGTCCTGTCTCTTCTTACATCTCCATCAATGCAGAGAGTGGAGTCATTCATGCAGTGAGGTCTTTTGACTATGAGCAGATGAAAAAGATTAAAGTTTGTATTAAAGCCCAAGATGGAGGGTCTCCTCCCCTTAGCAGCAACATGACACTGGATATTATTGTACAGGATCAGAATGATAACTCGCCTCAGATACTCTACCCAGTACAGACCAGTAGCTCTATGGTAGCTGAAATAGTCCCTCGATCAGCTGATATCGGCTATCTGGTCACTAAAGTGGTGGCTGTAGATGTGGACTCTGGACAGAATGCCTGGCTCTCATATAAACTACAGAAAGCTGCAGACAGGCCGCTGTTTGAAGTGGGCGCACAGAATGGAGAGATCAGAACTGTGCGCCAGGTGACTGATAAAGATGCTGTGAAACAGAAACTCACTGTTATAGTGGAGGACAACGGACAGCCCTCTCGCTCTGCTACAGTCACTGTGAACGTGGCAGTGGCCGACAGCTTCCCTGAAGTGCTGTCAGAGTTCACCGAGTTTACGCACGACAAGGATTACAATAACAACTTGACTTTCTTTCTGTTGTTGGCTCTCATTGTAGTGTCGATActtttcattttctctgtcaTTGCGATTATATCCGTTAAAATctacagatggagacagagaaagttGTTCTACAAATCAGCCAATAATCTCCCCGTCATCCCTTACTATCCAACAATGTACTCTGATGGAACTTTGCACCATACCTACAATTATGAAATGTGCGGGACAACTGATTCTAGAATGACTGACGTAAAGCCCATGAGACCATACAGTCAGAGCACGCTGGTGAGCCTGAGTCGACCTGGGACAGTTCAGAGGCAACAGAAGCAACAGCAGGCTGGAGAGGCTGACGATATATCCCCAGAG TCTGCGAGGGTCGCTGTTGGCTAA
- the LOC134453259 gene encoding protocadherin beta-16-like — MDVISDVRGGGIHWKYVVLFIAVWHTSIVNAQVRYSIPEEMSKGSVVGNIAEDLGIDLKRLRSGRARIVAGDNSPYVELNTDKGTLVVSEKIDRELVCKQISPCSFNFEMILENPIQLYEVTVEILDVNDHSPTFPRDEIDIEISESALPGAPFLLDRANDPDVGMNTIQSYTLKPTDNFVLKHESRQNGNNLIEMILQTPLDRERKEELSLILTASDGGKPPKTGQMRIKIKVLDINDNAPVFSKKTYRASLSENAPVGHVVTTVSALDADKGINGEVLYSLRQLDQSKSGLFDIDTKTGQITVKGRVDFEVEKRFEINVEARDHGGLKSTCVVIIEVTDVNDNTPVISMTSLTNPVPENAPVGTTVAVINVKDSDSGVNGQVKCTINRNIPFVIKSSLRNYYTLLTDDNLDREITPEYNITITATDEGSPPLSTTKTINLKISDVNDNIPTFDQDIYTASVDENIPPGVSIFTVRATDADCCQNSRVSYLLEETQINGVPASSLVSMNAETGVIYALRSFDYEQLRKFTVNIRAQDGGSPPLSGNATVQIIVQDQNDNSPQILYPVQTSSSMVAEIVPRSADIGYLVTKVVAVDVDSGQNAWLSYKLQKAADRPLFEVGAQNGEIRTVRQVTDKDAVKQKLTVIVEDNGQPSRSATVTVNVAVADSFPEVLSEFTEFTHDKDYNNNLTFFLLLALIVVSILFIFSVIAIISVKIYRWRQRKLFYKSANNLPVIPYYPTMYSDGTLHHTYNYEMCGTTDSRMTDVKPMRPYSQSTLVSLSRPGTVQRQQKQQQAGDADISPEVRATCRPVVNVWYLEVGDLESRTFSCLYSMAFVYWQRNVFT; from the coding sequence ATGGATGTCATCAGTGATGTGCGAGGCGGTGGTATCCACTGGAAATATGTCGTGTTGTTCATAGCAGTGTGGCACACGTCTATCGTAAATGCACAAGTGCGCTATTCTATTCCTGAGGAGATGAGCAAAGGCTCTGTTGTTGGAAATATCGCCGAGGATTTGGGCATCGACCTGAAAAGGCTTCGTAGCGGTCGAGCTCGCATCGTAGCCGGAGACAACAGCCCGTATGTGGAGCTGAACACAGACAAAGGGACGCTGGTGGTGAGTGAGAAAATAGACAGGGAGCTCGTCTGTAAACAGATTTCTCCCTGCAGCTTCAACTTTGAAATGATATTAGAAAACCCAATTCAGCTGTATGAAGTGACGGTAGAGATTTTGGATGTTAACGATCATTCCCCGACATTTCCAAGAGATGAAATAGATATCGAGATTAGCGAGAGTGCCCTGCCCGGAGCTCCATTTTTATTAGACAGGGCAAACGATCCTGACGTCGGAATGAACACCATTCAAAGCTACACCCTAAAGCCCACGGATAATTTTGTGTTAAAACATGAGAGCAGACAGAATGGAAATAACTTAATAGAAATGATTTTACAGACTCCGTTAGATCGTGAGCGTAAAGAGGAATTATCTCTGATTTTAACAGCAAGTGATGGGGGTAAGCCACCGAAAACTGGTCAGATGAGAATAAAGATTAAAGTATTAGATATTAACGACAATGCCCCCGTCTTCTCCAAGAAGACGTATAGAGCATCTTTATCTGAAAATGCACCAGTGGGGCATGTTGTAACCACAGTGAGCGCGTTGGATGCAGATAAAGGCATCAACGGAGAGGTCCTCTATTCACTACGGCAACTGGATCAGAGTAAATCTGGATTATTTGATATCGATACGAAAACTGGTCAGATCACGGTGAAAGGACGGGTGGATTTTGAAGTGGAAAAGCGATTTGAAATAAATGTTGAAGCCAGAGACCACGGGGGACTTAAGAGTACGTGTGTTGTAATCATTGAGGTTACAGACGTGAATGACAACACCCCTGTCATTTCGATGACGTCACTCACTAACCCAGTGCCTGAAAACGCACCAGTAGGAACAACAGTAGCAGTAATCAACGTCAAAGACTCAGATTCGGGAGTCAACGGCCAAGTAAAATGCACTATAAACAGAAACATTCCATTTGTCATAAAATCATCTCTGAGGAATTATTACACATTATTGACAGATGACAATTTAGACAGAGAAATCACACCTGAGTACAATATAACTATCACAGCCACAGATGAAGGGTCACCGCCTCTATCTACCACAAAAACGATTAACTTAAAGATATCTGACGTAAATGATAACATACCTACCTTTGACCAGGATATTTATACCGCTAGTGTGGATGAAAATATCCCACCAGGCGTCTCCATATTTACAGTCAGGGCTACAGACGCAGATTGCTGTCAAAACTCCCGAGTGTCATACCTGCTGGAGGAAACTCAGATAAACGGAGTTCCTGCGTCATCACTAGTCTCCATGAATGCCGAAACGGGAGTCATTTACGCATTGCGCTCCTTCGACTATGAACAGCTGAGGAAGTTTACAGTAAACATTCGTGCTCAGGATGGCGGATCACCACCATTAAGTGGAAATGCCACAGTTCAGATAATAGTACAGGATCAGAATGACAACTCACCTCAGATACTTTATCCAGTACAGACCAGTAGCTCTATGGTAGCTGAGATTGTGCCTCGGTCAGCTGATATCGGCTATCTGGTCACTAAAGTGGTGGCTGTAGATGTGGACTCTGGACAGAATGCCTGGCTCTCATATAAACTACAGAAAGCTGCAGACAGGCCGCTGTTTGAAGTGGGCGCACAGAATGGAGAGATCAGAACTGTGCGCCAGGTGACTGATAAAGATGCTGTGAAACAGAAACTCACTGTTATAGTGGAGGACAACGGACAGCCCTCTCGCTCTGCTACAGTCACTGTGAACGTGGCAGTGGCCGACAGCTTCCCTGAAGTGCTGTCAGAGTTCACCGAGTTTACGCACGACAAGGATTACAATAACAACTTgactttctttttgttgttggctCTCATCGTAGTGTCAATACTTTTTATTTTCTCTGTCATTGCGATTATATCTGTTAAAATctacagatggagacagagaaagttATTCTATAAATCAGCCAATAATCTCCCCGTCATCCCTTATTACCCAACAATGTACTCTGACGGAACTTTGCACCATACCTACAATTATGAAATGTGCGGGACAACTGATTCTAGAATGACTGACGTCAAGCCCATGAGACCATACAGTCAGAGCACGCTGGTGAGCCTGAGTCGACCTGGGACAGTTCAGAGGCAACAGAAGCAACAGCAGGCTGGAGATGCTGATATCTCCCCGGAGGTGAGAGCTACATGTAGGCCTGTCGTCAATGTCTGGTATCTAGAAGTAGGTGATCTGGAATCTAGAACATTTAGTTGTTTATATTCAATGGCTTTTGTATATTGGCAGCGAAATGTGTTTACTTGA
- the LOC134452461 gene encoding protocadherin gamma-A11-like codes for METRRRTKWMLVVLAALCIQSVLAQIRYSIPEEMRKGSVIGNIAADLGLDAKRLRLGRARIVKGDSLQYAELNADKGLLLVSERIDREELCGDTTPCSFTFEIILDNPMELHHVTVEILDVNDHAPTFQKNEINLDISESATPGARFLLGSAEDLDVGVNTLKNYILTENDNFILKQHTRPDGIKYAEMVLQKPLDRELHPQLSLTLTAVDGGDPPRSGTVNIKVIVLDVNDNAPVFNQSVYRATVVENAQRGTYITTVNASDADSGTNGMINYSFANLKGNVAVLFSIDENTGVISLKGDLDYEKVKKYEISIEAKDQGGLGDSSKVIVEVLDVNDNAPTINIMSFSSPIAEDAPIGTSVAILNVKDSDSDENGNVDLKVDQNAVFKLKSSLRGYYTLVTDAPLDRERVPEYNITITARDSGSPPLSSQTTLSLKVSDVNDNSPEFSKNTYEAFIVENNLLGVSIFKASAVDKDWNQNARIAYLLDDTAWAGSPVSSYISINAESGVIHAVRSFDYEQMKKIKVCIKAQDGGSPPLSSNMTLDIIIQDQNDNSPQILYPVQTSSSMVAEIVPRSADLGYLVTKVVAVDVDSGQNAWLSYKLQKAADRPLFEVGAQNGEIRTVRQVTDKDAVKQKLTVIVEDNGQPSRSATVTVNVAVADSFPEVLSEFTEFTHEKDYNNNLTFFLLLALIVVSILFIFSVIAIISVKIYRWRQRKLFYKSANNLPVIPYYPTMYSDGTLHHTYNYEMCGTTDSRMTDVKPMRPYSQSTLVSLSRPGTVQRQQKQQAGDADDISPEVSIVALRNW; via the coding sequence ATGGAAACTCGTCGAAGAACAAAATGGATGCTGGTGGTATTAGCGGCTTTGTGTATCCAATCCGTACTGGCACAGATTCGGTACTCCATTCcggaggagatgaggaagggtTCTGTGATTGGCAATATCGCGGCGGATCTCGGCTTGGATGCGAAAAGGCTGCGGCTCGGACGGGCTCGCATCGTGAAAGGAGACAGTCTCCAATACGCCGAGCTGAATGCAGACAAAGGACTTTTGCTGGTCAGCGAGAGAATAGACCGCGAGGAGCTTTGTGGCGATACCACGCCGTGTAGTTTCACCTTTGAAATTATCCTCGACAACCCTATGGAATTACATCACGTCACGGTGGAAATATTGGATGTAAACGATCATGCTCCGACTTTTCAGAAAAATGAGATTAATCTGGATATTAGCGAATCAGCCACACCGGGCGCTCGCTTTCTATTAGGCAGCGCAGAGGACCTTGACGTCGGGGTAAATACACTGAAAAATTACATACTGACTGAGAACGATAACTTCATTCTTAAACAGCATACTCGTCCAGATGGGATAAAATATGCAGAGATGGTTTTACAAAAACCATTAGATAGAGAGCTGCATCCACAGCTGTCCTTAACATTGACAGCAGTGGATGGGGGAGACCCTCCCAGATCCGGCACTGTTAATATTAAAGTCATTGTGCTCGATGTCAATGATAATGCACCCGTGTTTAATCAGTCAGTATACAGAGCAACAGTAGTTGAAAATGCCCAGAGGGGAACATATATCACCACAGTAAATGCAAGTGATGCAGACAGTGGCACAAATGGAATGATAAATTATAGTTTTGCAAACCTCAAAGGCAACGTAGCTGTACTGTTTTCCATAGATGAGAATACTGGTGTGATTTCTCTTAAAGGAGACCTTGACTATGAAAAAGTTAAGAAATATGAAATTAGTATAGAGGCAAAAGACCAGGGGGGCTTAGGAGACTCTAGCAAAGTGATAGTGGAGGTGTTAGATGTCAATGATAACGCACCCACCATAAATATCATGTCCTTTTCATCACCTATAGCAGAGGATGCCCCTATAGGCACATCGGTTGCCATATTGAATGTTAAAGATAGTGATTCTGATGAGAATGGAAATGTGGATTTGAAAGTTGATCAAAATGCCGTTTTCAAATTAAAGTCCTCCCTAAGAGGCTATTATACACTTGTCACCGATGCACCTTTGGACCGTGAACGTGTTCCAGAATATAATATTACAATCACGGCCAGAGATTCTGGCTCTCCTCCACTATCCAGCCAAACAACTCTTTCCCTGAAGGTGTCTGATGTGAACGATAATTCCCCTGAGTTCTCTAAGAACACATACGAGGCCTTCATCGTTGAAAACAACCTGCTAGGTGTGTCAATTTTCAAAGCTAGTGCCGTAGATAAGGACTGGAACCAAAATGCTAGAATAGCTTACCTTCTAGATGACACAGCATGGGCAGGAAGTCCTGTCTCTTCTTACATCTCCATCAATGCAGAGAGTGGAGTCATTCATGCAGTGAGGTCTTTTGACTATGAACAGATGAAAAAGATTAAAGTTTGCATTAAAGCCCAAGATGGAGGGTCTCCTCCCCTTAGCAGCAACATGACACTGGATATTATCATACAAGACCAAAATGATAACTCACCTCAAATACTATATCCAGTACAGACCAGTAGCTCTATGGTGGCTGAAATAGTCCCTCGATCAGCTGATCTCGGCTATCTAGTCACTAAAGTGGTGGCTGTAGATGTGGACTCTGGACAGAATGCCTGGCTCTCATATAAACTACAGAAAGCTGCAGACAGGCCGCTGTTTGAAGTGGGCGCACAGAATGGAGAGATCAGAACTGTGCGGCAGGTGACTGATAAAGATGCTGTGAAACAGAAACTCACTGTTATAGTGGAGGACAACGGACAGCCCTCTCGCTCTGCTACAGTCACTGTGAACGTGGCAGTGGCCGACAGCTTCCCTGAAGTGCTGTCAGAGTTCACCGAGTTTACGCACGAGAAGGATTACAATAACAACTTGACTTTCTTTCTGTTGTTGGCTCTCATTGTAGTGTCAATACTTTTTATTTTCTCTGTCATTGCGATCATATCCGTTAAGATctacagatggagacagagaaagttATTCTATAAATCAGCCAATAATCTCCCCGTCATCCCTTATTACCCAACAATGTATTCTGACGGAACTTTGCACCATACCTACAATTATGAAATGTGCGGGACAACTGATTCTAGAATGACTGACGTAAAGCCCATGAGACCATACAGTCAGAGCACGCTGGTGAGCCTGAGTCGACCTGGGACAGTTCAGAGGCAACAGAAGCAACAGGCTGGAGATGCCGACGATATCTCCCCAGAGGTGAGCATTGTAGCATTAAGAAACTGGTAA
- the LOC134452457 gene encoding protocadherin gamma-A12-like, protein MGYGYCVAMKTGISGSSSWTLKLFLLFASALVIHGQVRYSIPEEMPKGSVVGNIVQDLGLDVKRLKTGRARIFSEGSREYIALNNDRGTLIVKEKIDREEMCGQVTPCSLYYQIILENPVELHGIDVEILDINDNAPLFPEAIVKLEISEGSVVGTRFPLENAFDADVGMNSIQSYSLFPSDHFKLNQQSHSDGAKYLEMVLQTILDRETTEAHVLTLTAVDGGSPSRTGTVKIHIDVLDVNDNAPVFTSRVYKASLPEDSPKGTVVVTVSASDADAGTNGEVSYSLAHTDNMADVFDIDSASGDVKVLGKLDYENNKQYKLNVKAMDRGRLSDTAKVLIDVFDVNDNAPVITVMTFSDNIPENALPDTVVAVLNVKDLDSEKNGDVRLSVDKDVPFKIKSSSSNIFRLVTDQELDRERVPQYNITLTATDQGTPSHSTTKVLHLKVSDINDNAPTFESGSYTAYVMENNAPGLSVFSVKASDKDTGHNARISYYLEETQMNNDLISTYVSINSESGVIHAVRAFDFEQMKELRIRVKALDGGSPPLSSNTTVTIVVTDQNDNTPQILYPVQTSSSMVAEIVPRSADIGYLVTKVVAVDVDSGQNAWLSYKLQKAADRPLFEVGAQNGEIRTVRQVTDKDAVKQKLTVIVEDNGQPSRSATVTVNVAVADSFPEVLSEFTEFTHDKDYNNNLTFFLLLALIVVSILFIFSVIAIISVKIYRWRQRKLFYKSANNLPVIPYYPTMYSDGTLHHTYNYEMCGTTDSRMTDVKPMRPYSQSTLVSLSRPGTVQRQQKQQQADADDISPEVSLIALRNW, encoded by the coding sequence ATGGGATACGGATATTGTGTGGCTATGAAAACTGGCATTAGTGGATCTTCTTCTTGGACCCTTAAGCTCTTTCTTTTGTTCGCGAGTGCGCTGGTTATTCATGGGCAGGTCCGCTATTCTATCCCCGAAGAAATGCCAAAGGGATCTGTTGTGGGGAATATCGTGCAGGATTTGGGGCTGGAtgtgaaaagattgaaaactggCCGTGCACGGATTTTCTCTGAGGGCAGTCGTGAGTACATAGCGCTGAACAATGACCGAGGCACTCTTATTGTGAAAGAAAAGATTGACCGAGAAGAAATGTGTGGCCAAGTAACACCGTGCTCTTTATATTATCAGATTATACTCGAAAACCCAGTTGAACTGCATGGCATTGACGTCGAGATATTAGATATAAATGACAACGCACCATTGTTTCCAGAGGCTATTGTAAAACTAGAGATAAGCGAGGGGTCTGTCGTGGGGACTCGCTTTCCATTAGAAAATGCTTTCGACGCAGATGTTGGAATGAATTCCATCCAGTCATATTCTCTTTTTCCAAGCGACCATTTTAAGCTTAATCAACAATCCCACTCAGACGGCGCTAAATATCTGGAAATGGTTCTGCAGACCATACTCGATAGGGAGACTACAGAGGCGCATGTTTTAACTCTCACTGCTGTAGATGGGGGTTCTCCGAGTAGAACAGGGACAGTGAAAATACATATAGATGTATTAGACGTGAATGACAACGCGCCAGTATTTACATCTCGTGTTTACAAAGCATCTTTACCTGAGGATTCTCCTAAAGGCACGGTAGTGGTGACTGTTAGTGCATCTGATGCTGATGCTGGCACGAATGGAGAGGTGTCATATTCACTTGCGCACACAGATAACATGGCGGATGTGTTTGACATAGACAGCGCGTCTGGTGATGTAAAGGTGTTAGGAAAGCTAGATtatgaaaacaacaaacaatATAAACTGAATGTGAAGGCAATGGATCGGGGACGTTTAAGTGACACAGCTAAAGTATTGATTGATGTTTTCGACGTGAATGACAATGCTCCCGTCATTACTGTTATGACATTTTCTGATAACATCCCTGAAAATGCTCTACCCGATACAGTGGTAGCAGTGCTGAATGTTAAAGACTTAGACTCAGAGAAAAATGGAGATGTGCGCCTCAGTGTCGACAAAGACGTACCTTTTAAAATCAAATCTTCGTCTTCCAATATTTTCAGATTGGTTACTGATCAGGAATTGGACAGGGAAAGGGTCCCTCAATACAATATAACATTGACAGCTACTGATCAGGGGACCCCATCACACTCCACAACTAAAGTTTTGCATTTGAAAGTATCAGATATTAACGACAATGCACCCACTTTTGAGAGTGGTAGTTACACCGCATATGTCATGGAGAATAACGCACCGggcctgtctgtcttttctgtaaAGGCCAGTGACAAAGACACAGGCCACAACGCTCGAATATCGTATTATTTGGAGGAGACTCAGATGAATAATGATTTGATTTCAACATATGTATCCATCAACTCAGAGAGTGGTGTCATACATGCTGTGCGGGCTTTTGACTTTGAACAAATGAAGGAATTACGCATCAGAGTTAAAGCTTTAGATGGAGGATCCCCGCCTCTCAGTAGCAACACCACCGTCACTATTGTAGTTACAGATCAGAATGACAACACACCACAGATACTTTACCCCGTGCAAACCAGTAGCTCTATGGTAGCTGAGATTGTGCCTCGGTCAGCTGATATTGGCTATCTGGTCACTAAAGTGGTGGCTGTAGATGTGGACTCTGGACAGAATGCCTGGCTCTCATATAAACTACAGAAAGCTGCAGACAGGCCGCTGTTTGAAGTGGGCGCACAGAATGGAGAGATCAGAACTGTGCGCCAGGTGACTGATAAAGATGCTGTGAAACAGAAACTCACTGTTATAGTGGAGGACAACGGACAGCCCTCTCGCTCTGCTACAGTCACTGTGAACGTGGCAGTGGCCGACAGCTTCCCTGAAGTGCTGTCAGAGTTCACCGAGTTTACGCACGACAAGGATTACAATAACAACTTgactttctttttgttgttggctCTCATTGTAGTGTCAATActtttcattttctctgtcaTTGCGATCATATCTGTTAAAATctacagatggagacagagaaagttGTTTTATAAATCAGCAAATAATCTCCCTGTCATTCCTTACTATCCAACGATGTACTCTGACGGAACTTTGCACCATACCTACAATTATGAAATGTGCGGGACAACTGATTCTAGAATGACTGACGTAAAGCCCATGAGACCATACAGTCAGAGCACGCTGGTGAGCCTGAGTCGACCTGGGACAGTTCAGAGGCAACAGAAGCAACAGCAGGCTGATGCTGACGATATCTCCCCAGAGGTGAGTCTTATAGCATTACGAAACTGGTAA